A single Brassica rapa cultivar Chiifu-401-42 chromosome A04, CAAS_Brap_v3.01, whole genome shotgun sequence DNA region contains:
- the LOC103862828 gene encoding uncharacterized protein LOC103862828 isoform X1, with protein sequence MHGRCLMICLKFGGGCGNLVAMTTETGRKKRTPQILKTDTAHTALKLAEKWVANMTTSAEDPIEPEPDRLGLGAKVSRQMKRRPSDDPLDQKLQAKFDAGRRKYARSEAERAGTSKHTADDDSEDDDESESKSQAFGKKRQNTSTRR encoded by the exons ATGCAcggaaggtgtttgatgatATGCCT GAAGTTTGGTGGTGGTTGTGGTAATCTAGTTGCAATGACAACGGAAACGGGAAGGAAGAAGAGAACTCCACAGATTCTTAAGACAGATACGGCCCATACGGCACTAAAACTT GCTGAGAAGTGGGTTGCCAATATGACAACGTCTGCAGAGGATCCTATTGAGCCTGAACCAGACAG GCTTGGACTTGGTGCTAAAGTTTCACGGCAAATGAAGCGTAGACCTTCTGACGACCCTCTTGATCAAAAACTACAAGCCAAGTTTGATGCAGGGAGAAGAAAATATGCAAGATCTGAGGCAGAGCGCGCTGGTACTAGTAAGCACACTGCTGATGATGACAGTGAGGATGATGACGAATCAGAAAGCAAAAGCCAGGCGTTCGGAAAGAAAAGACAAAACACAAGTACGCGTCGTTAG
- the LOC103862828 gene encoding uncharacterized protein LOC103862828 isoform X2, with the protein MTTETGRKKRTPQILKTDTAHTALKLAEKWVANMTTSAEDPIEPEPDRLGLGAKVSRQMKRRPSDDPLDQKLQAKFDAGRRKYARSEAERAGTSKHTADDDSEDDDESESKSQAFGKKRQNTSTRR; encoded by the exons ATGACAACGGAAACGGGAAGGAAGAAGAGAACTCCACAGATTCTTAAGACAGATACGGCCCATACGGCACTAAAACTT GCTGAGAAGTGGGTTGCCAATATGACAACGTCTGCAGAGGATCCTATTGAGCCTGAACCAGACAG GCTTGGACTTGGTGCTAAAGTTTCACGGCAAATGAAGCGTAGACCTTCTGACGACCCTCTTGATCAAAAACTACAAGCCAAGTTTGATGCAGGGAGAAGAAAATATGCAAGATCTGAGGCAGAGCGCGCTGGTACTAGTAAGCACACTGCTGATGATGACAGTGAGGATGATGACGAATCAGAAAGCAAAAGCCAGGCGTTCGGAAAGAAAAGACAAAACACAAGTACGCGTCGTTAG
- the LOC103862830 gene encoding UPF0187 protein At3g61320, chloroplastic, translating to MYQAMNLSLSCESRFPIFSTCPRKTLHLKPPRVSSGPEPGAKTLTENLISLLRAVPDWADEIKERGMQQKRTLYTHEKWVEHRSSLRHVRHLVSSFSSRVILSLIPPVFFFTSVAVVIASYNSAVALEWLPGIFPILRSSSLPYQLTAPALALLLVFRTEASYSRYEEGRKAWVRIIAGTDDLARQVICSVDGSGDELVIKDLLLRYIAAFPVALKCHVIYGSDIARDLRNLIEADDLSLILESKHRPRCVIEFISQSLQLLKLDDTKRDLLESKMLHLHEGIGVCEQLMGIPIPLSYTRLTSRFLVFWHLTLPIILWDECHWIVVPATFISAASLFCIEEVGVLIEEPFPMLALDELCDLVHSNIQEAVKSETIIRNRIMAKIKLHEFKHSPNGRHRS from the exons aTGTACCAAGCCATGAATCTATCCCTTTCTTGCGAGTCACGGTTCCCTATATTCTCCACCTGTCCCCGCAAAACCCTCCATCTCAAGCCTCCACGCGTCTCCTCAGGCCCCGAACCAGGCGCCAAAACACTAACCGAGAACCTCATCTCCCTCCTCAGAGCGGTCCCTGACTGGGCAGACGAGATCAAAGAGCGCGGGATGCAGCAGAAACGAACTCTCTACACACACGAGAAATGGGTCGAACACAGAAGCTCTCTACGCCACGTGCGTCACTTGGTCTCCTCCTTCTCTTCCCGCGTCATACTCTCTCTCATCCCTCCCGTCTTCTTCTTCACGTCCGTGGCGGTTGTAATAGCAAGCTACAACTCCGCCGTGGCCTTGGAGTGGCTCCCTGGGATCTTCCCCATTCTGAGATCCTCCTCGCTGCCGTATCAGCTCACGGCTCCTGCTTTGGCTCTGCTTCTCGTGTTCCGCACGGAAGCTTCGTATTCTAGGTACGAGGAAGGGAGGAAAGCTTGGGTTAGGATCATTGCTGGAACTGATGATTTAGCTAGGCAAGTGATTTGTTCTGTTGATGGGTCTGGTGATGAGTTGGTTATTAAGGACTTGCTTCTTCGTTACATTGCAGCTTTCCCTGTGGCTCTTAAG TGTCATGTGATTTATGGTTCAGATATTGCAAGAGATCTCCGGAACTTGATAGAAGCAGATGACTTGTCTCTGATTCTTGAGTCTAAGCATCGTCCACGTTGTGTAATAGAGTTCATTTCTCAGAGCCTTCAGCTGCTGAAACTAGACGATACAAAGAGAGATTTGCTG GAATCAAAGATGTTGCATTTACATGAAGGTATTGGAGTGTGTGAACAGCTAATGGGCATTCCGATTCCTTTGTCTTACACACGCTTGACCTCgaggtttttagttttttggcATCTGACTCTCCCAATCATTCTCTGGGATGAGTGTCATTGGATTGTTGTTCCTGCTACTTTCATCAGTGCTGCTTCTCTCTTCTGCATAGAAGAA GTGGGTGTACTTATAGAAGAGCCCTTTCCTATGTTGGCCTTAGACGAGCTTTGTGATCTTGTGCATAGTAACATCCAAGAAGCTGTTAAATCTGAGACAATCATACGTAACCGGATCATGGCAAAGATAAAGCTCCATGAGTTCAAGCACTCACCAAATGGTCGGCATAGATCTTGA
- the LOC103862832 gene encoding AT-hook motif nuclear-localized protein 11 — translation MDRREAMGSYFIQRGMPGPGPPPPPSQTQQPFQGSQGFHHFSNPNYQTQGGGSTGFVSPPLQMESSPVDSSAVAPPPPGETSLKRKRGRPRKYGQDGSVSLALSPSVGSSSMSPNSNKRGRGRPPGSGKKQRLASIGDLMPSSSGMSFTPHVIVVSVGEDIASKVLSFSQQGPRAICVLSVIGAVSTATLIQPAPSHGAITYEGRFELVSLSLSYLNSNDNDYSTRTGNLAVSLASSDGRVIGGGIGGPLIAASHVQVIVGSFLWAVPKGKIKKRDEDVQDTDALENNNDNTAAPASPPVPQSLVQTPVGMWSTGSRSMDMHHAHMDIDLMRG, via the exons ATGGATCGAAGAGAAGCAATGGGCTCTTACTTCATCCAAAGAGGCATGCCTGGTCCTggccctcctcctcctccttcgcAAACTCAACAGCCATTTCAGGGGTCACAAGGGTTTCACCATTTCTCCAAccccaattaccagactcaaggTGGCGGCTCCACTGGCTTCGTGTCTCCTCCTTTGCAAATGGAGTCTTCTCCGGTTGATTCTTCAGCGgtggctcctcctcctcctggtGAGACGTCTCTGAAGAGGAAGAGAGGGAGGCCAAGGAAATACGGACAAGACGGTTCTGTTTCCTTGGCATTGTCTCCTTCAGTGGGCTCCTCCTCCATGTCCCCAAACTCGAACAAACGTGGCCGTGGTAGACCTCCTGGCTCCGGCAAGAAGCAAAGACTTGCTTCCATCG GTGACTTGATGCCTTCGTCGTCAGGGATGAGCTTCACGCCGCACGTAATCGTAGTTTCAGTTGGTGAA GACATAGCATCAAAAGTACTGTCTTTTTCTCAGCAAGGTCCAAGAGCTATTTGTGTCTTATCCGTTATTGGCGCAGTCTCTACTGCAACTCTTATTCAACCAGCACCGTCCCATGGAGCTATAACCTACGag GGCCGTTTCGAGCTCGTATCTCTATCACTTTCTTATCTGAACTCAAATGACAATGACTACTCAACCCGCACTGGAAACCTAGCGGTCTCACTCGCTAGCTCTGATGGTCGTGTCATTGGTGGTGGAATTGGTGGGCCTCTAATAGCAGCAAGCCATGTTCAG GTTATCGTTGGGAGCTTTCTTTGGGCGGTTCCTAAAGGGAAGATTAAAAAACGAGATGAAGATGTCCAGGACACTGATGCTTTGGAGAACAACAATGACAACACGGCAGCACCAGCGTCGCCTCCTGTTCCTCAGAGCCTTGTTCAGACTCCTGTAGGCATGTGGTCAACCGGTTCGAGATCGATGGATATGCATCACGCTCATATGGACATTGATCTAATGCGCGGATGA